One part of the Magallana gigas chromosome 5, xbMagGiga1.1, whole genome shotgun sequence genome encodes these proteins:
- the LOC105326346 gene encoding adenomatous polyposis coli protein, with amino-acid sequence MNSVLILYTVILSCTSKVVSLSCDCTTQDNGLSVMSMALIGVLGLLIIVVTALAIMVVKLSFSKRAPMRRPRPSERKNHSRNSRHKQQNTTMEPSSQPVLSALYAEAETPLTKNVRMTDDASQHYAEAGGTGHYAETQAFAVTDEPKQTTGVKRGGKYGYSTVNKPGNKKKSSDQASKSSSTLPRHLPSDNVYMPLTEGEYDHLNQPRPKNSIPNENQTKGIKLIPYQQVSLRRKKQPEIPYDVPRSHKKNLNPQETYDVPPSHTSQSSEAQETYDVPPSSSQNHTETQETYDVPGSNTPLNDYDAPRSNVNSAASSQMMYDVPPPSNERPLPGQMMYDRPPLIPTALSGVYDVPKSQKNSPKNSPKSSPKLGNVINK; translated from the exons ATGAATTCCGTTCTTATTTTATATACTGTGATTTTGTCATGTACATCCAaag TTGTATCCCTATCATGCGATTGCACTACACAGG ACAATGGACTGAGTGTGATGTCGATGGCTTTGATAGGAGTATTAGGCCTCCTGATCATAGTGGTCACAGCACTCGCTATAATGGTGGTCAAACTCAG CTTTTCTAAACGAGCGCCAATGCGTCGACCGAGGCCATCGGAGAGAAAGAACCATTCGAGAAATTCCAGACACAAACAGCAGAACACCACAATGGAGCCGAGCTCGCAGCCCGTGCTGTCGGCTCTCTACGCCGAGGCCGAGACGCCACTGACGAAAAACGTGCGCATGACAGACGATGCGTCACAGCATTACGCAGAGGCGGGGGGCACGGGGCATTACGCTGAGACGCAAGCGTTCGCGGTAACGGACGAGCCAAAACAAACAACTGGAGTTAAACGAGGAGGGAAGTATGGCTACTCGACTGTAAACAAGCCCGGTAACAAAAAGAAGAGCAGTGACCAGGCTAGTAAATCCTCCTCCACGCTCCCTCGCCACCTACCGAGCGACAATGTATACATGCCTCTGACAGAGGGAGAGTATGACCATTTGAATCAACCGAGACCAAAGAACTCGATTCCAAACGAGAACCAGACAAAGGGAATCAAGCTAATTCCATATCAACAAGTTAGTTTAAGGAGAAAGAAGCAACCCGAGATTCCGTACGATGTGCCACGAAGTCACAAGAAGAATTTAAATCCGCAGGAAACGTACGACGTGCCGCCATCCCACACGTCACAATCGTCAGAGGCCCAAGAAACGTACGATGTGCCGCCTTCATCTTCTCAAAACCATACCGAGACTCAAGAAACGTACGATGTCCCGGGAAGTAATACACCGCTCAATGACTACGACGCTCCCAGGAGCAACGTTAACTCtgctgccagtagtcagatgaTGTACGACGTACCCCCACCGTCTAACGAGCGGCCCCTCCCCGGGCAGATGATGTACGATAGGCCCCCACTGATCCCAACAGCTCTGTCAGGCGTCTACGATGTCCCAAAGTCACAGAAAAACAGTCCCAAAAATAGCCCCAAATCCAGTCCCAAACTGGGAAAcgttataaataaatga
- the LOC105326350 gene encoding cubilin → MLFFFLLASVSPLLVKADCHGNQLMAGNGMIQSEGYPVNYGNNLNCSWTIRASAMEQVILTFSDVMLEDCEFCNCDYVQVLDGPDPSSPVIGTYCGENRRPFSVMSSGEALTVVFVTDASNEEGGLTGFRANYTSISKCGGNYATMNGTITSPADVNNMYPNNADCVYQITVPAMYTIFLKVDRLILQDKSMETGCSDFLEVKETAMGTDLGKYCGEMDRFSVMTSQNTMWLRFSSDNTTTSQGFTVLWDVIENTRYYTNPTGMVSSPSFGGMYPFNANITYTITLPAFKQVFLKFSVFDLEPAVVQDVASMPGQNCADLLEIYDSSGRLESYCGLRNPFSILSMNNSITLMFKSNLAINRRGFVAEYETIERNTVFTDYNGLITPPQYQGMYAHNLDSNYTITRPQNEPILLSILSFEVQEPINGTCLDYLQIGTETICGEQNPKTYIFYGSTSFRFKSDFFLSGAGFQAQYDVCNTTIMEDSGVLRSPGYPAVTYDNITCIYSLRQSQHRMFDIDFTKFDLPSKVNGMCDSYVKITDPHRGDIEVATMEGGQMMKETMLCGNRAPFNVTVQAREIRITYVSASGNNTMGFNLNFNITDIPTTTTPTTTTTTGIMTNRPTTSTTQAPPTSSTPGVGGPGTKDNTTSASLPIIIAIIVVSVLLFTVAVICIVKSKSSKNDSENLKILSVRRTRQSCAVLNPSYESNEELNRGELK, encoded by the exons atgctttttttcttccttttggCTTCTGTATCTCCGCTTCTTGTAAAAG CTGATTGCCATGGGAACCAGCTGATGGCGGGAAATGGTATGATACAAAGTGAAGGCTATCCGGTGAACTACGGCAATAATCTGAACTGTTCATGGACCATCCGGGCGTCAGCGATGGAGCAGGTTATTCTCACATTTAGTGACGTCATGCTGGAAGACTGCGAGTTTTGTAACTGTGATTACGTTCAG GTACTAGATGGGCCTGACCCCTCAAGTCCAGTTATTGGGACATACTGTGGGGAGAATCGTCGGCCGTTCTCTGTCATGTCATCGGGGGAGGCCCTCACCGTGGTGTTTGTAACGGATGCCAGCAACGAGGAGGGGGGTTTGACTGGATTCCGGGCCAACTACACCTCCATATCGA AATGCGGGGGGAACTATGCAACGATGAATGGCACCATAACGTCTCCGGCTGACGTAAACAACATGTATCCAAACAACGCCGACTGTGTGTACCAGATCACGGTTCCCGCCATGTACACCATCTTCCTGAAGGTGGACAGACTGATTCTGCAGGACAAATCAATGGAGACTGGTTGTTCTGATTTCCTAGAG GTGAAGGAGACAGCGATGGGAACAGATCTAGGAAAGTATTGCGGGGAGATGGACAGGTTCAGCGTGATGACGTCACAAAACACCATGTGGCTCAGGTTCTCCTCTGACAACACCACAACGTCACAAGGGTTTACCGTCCTTTGGGATGTTATAG AAAACACAAGGTATTATACGAACCCGACTGGAATGGTAAGTTCCCCAAGCTTTGGCGGGATGTACCCATTCAATGCCAACATTACCTACACCATCACGTTACCTGCATTCAAACAAGTGTTCCTAAAGTTCTCGGTCTTTGATTTGGAACCAGCGGTTGTGCAAGACGTTGCGAGCATGCCGGGACAAAACTGCGCCGATCTACTGGAG aTATATGATTCTTCTGGCCGATTGGAGTCTTACTGTGGGCTGAGGAACCCGTTTAGCATTCTATCGATGAACAACAGCATAACTCTAATGTTCAAGTCTAATTTAGCGATAAATCGGCGAGGATTCGTAGCAGAATACGAAACAATAG AAAGGAATACTGTGTTCACGGATTACAATGGATTAATAACACCTCCCCAGTATCAAGGGATGTACGCACACAATCTGGACAGCAACTACACCATTACCAGGCCCCAGAACGAACCCATCCTGCTATCCATACTCAGTTTCGAAGTCCAAGAACCCATCAATGGCACATGCCTTGATTATTTACAG ATAGGAACTGAGACAATATGCGGGGAACAGAACCCAAAGACGTACATTTTCTACGGATCGACTAGCTTTAGATTCAAGTCGGATTTTTTTCTATCCGGTGCAGGATTTCAAGCCCAGTACGACG TCTGTAACACTACCATCATGGAGGATTCTGGTGTTCTCCGCTCCCCGGGCTATCCGGCGGTCACCTACGACAACATCACCTGCATCTACTCCCTCAGACAGTCCCAGCACAGAATGTTTGACATAGACTTCACAAAATTCGATCTTCCCTCTAAAGTCAACGGAATGTGTGACAGCTATGTCAAA ATAACTGATCCACATAGAGGAGACATAGAAGTAGCGACCATGGAGGGAGGGCAGATGATGAAGGAGACCATGCTCTGTGGGAACAGAGCTCCTTTTAACGTCACAGTTCAAGCCAGGGAAATCAGAATTACTTATGTCTCTGCCTCCGGCAACAACACAATGGGTTTCAACTTGAATTTTAATATTACTGACATAC CAACTACCACCACTCCAACCACAACCACTACCACTGGTATCATGACCAACCGACCAACCACCTCCACAACACAAGCCCCGCCTACATCCTCAACACCAGGAG TTGGTGGACCTGGGACGAAAGACAATACCACGTCAGCCAGCTTACCTATCA TCATTGCTATCATCGTCGTCAGCGTCCTGCTATTCACCGTTGCCGTTATTTGCATCGTAAAGTCAAA gagttcaaaaaatgattctgAGAACTTGAAGATCCTGTCAGTGCGAAGAACCCGACAGTCCTGTGCCGTACTGAACCCAAGTTACGAGTCAAACGAAGAGCTAAACCGGGGAGAACTCAAATAG
- the LOC105326351 gene encoding uncharacterized protein: MSSFVKSFLILFASMAGHRTIGASCGGVLTNSSGTIMSPGFPVSYANDLSCDWDIICPGGNKIILTFTDIDVEHAGSNCFDSIKIFEDINASSTYEVCDGIDSASDKGSSILLSSSTVRIRFTSDTTVTRKGFKANYTFVPNNCVYEYNTSSGIVLSPNYAGRYPSNIQCVYSFTFGASQLLSLRFLSFELEKEVKDGSCADFVRLRNSDFKMYGEFCGKTMPRSFSFYHGKALMMFSSDKTKTEAGFSLAYEVKNITECLQDPSGESYAGQINVTSNGSACARWDSTLAMKNGFSELLDQENYCRNPNNQPMPWCFNAATEHPEYCNISFCDLTTTTQKTTTTTTTTTTTKPITTTTTTTSKTTTPSTTTKTQTPTILSTTTRQKSNLTGPEPMVLSSTKVSTDFIIIVIVVPVLLLILIFGIAIAVVRFLVKKKKMSAPITQLRSIVNPNYVSKDSVVDGYIEALENDEISRQSIVAAHESVLRMSRKYSRSQPADSMYQSLEDVGGSGTLERKQSSKEESPYVEAMNTYDVLRQKRGKKVDPNDFKTYSEVSIISEGNEDYDHTNTTSKVFENDENQEIYTNTPSLLENVSVGQRAIDANVDKTKTNNMKNEMPSYATLNKKRHSSFVSPKSVLPELTSANNIRYSTGERIFKNSNKSNGENENDQPIYSQPDKTRGMLDDVLSVLDEPENPNSDDGNTGGSNEQPVYATVHKTRQGSTKNPKKPNVPDPKDVKTRMSTSEKLGGDVESESQQQQDKAIASVAPEEEEAIYEEADVQYDQLRRQRTRRNRNLGVKVSIYSEILPDTSNDEGIYSNTESGGRMIKSEQVMETKPPPSVDEPVIKTDADSESPAEQDTNDAVIESSRL; encoded by the exons ATGTCTTCATTTGTCAAAAGTTTCTTGATATTGTTTGCAAGTATGGCCGGTCACCGCACTATTGGGG CTTCGTGCGGAGGGGTCCTGACAAATTCCTCTGGGACAATTATGTCACCTGGCTTTCCGGTAAGCTATGCCAACGACCTGTCTTGTGACTGGGATATCATCTGTCCAGGTGGTAACAAAATTATCCTGACGTTCACGGACATTGATGTGGAACACGCGGGTAGTAATTGTTTTGACAGCATTAAG ATATTTGAAGATATAAATGCCTCTTCGACCTACGAGGTATGTGATGGAATTGATAGTGCAAGCGACAAAGGATCCTCCATTTTGTTAAGCTCGTCGACCGTCAGAATCCGCTTTACGTCGGACACGACCGTCACTAGGAAGGGGTTCAAGGCCAACTATACTTTTGTTCCAAACA ATTGTGTATATGAATACAATACTTCATCTGGAATCGTTTTGTCACCAAACTATGCCGGTAGATATCCCTCCAACATACAGTGTGTATATTCATTCACTTTTGGGGCGAGCCAGCTTTTGTCTCTACGATTTCTGTCCTTTGAACTCGAAAAGGAGGTCAAGGACGGATCCTGCGCCGATTTCGTCAGG CTAAGGAATTCTGACTTCAAAATGTATGGGGAATTTTGTGGCAAGACGATGCCGCGAAGCTTCTCTTTCTATCATGGAAAAGCGTTGATGATGTTTTCCAGCGACAAGACGAAAACCGAGGCAGGATTTAGTCTGGCGTATGAAG TGAAAAATATCACCGAATGTCTCCAAGATCCGTCAGGGGAAAGTTATGCAGGTCAAATCAACGTCACTAGTAACGGCAGCGCATGCGCACGCTGGGATAGCACACTTGCAATGAAGAACGGGTTCAGTGAATTGTTAGATCAAGAGAACTACTGCAGGAACCCTAATAACCAGCCAATGCCTTGGTGCTTCAATGCGGCTACCGAACATCCCGAATACTGCAACATCTCATTTTGTG ACTTAACGACCACCACACAGAAaacgacaacaacgacgacgacaacaacaacaacaaaaccaaTAACTACTACTACAACAACAACCTCCAAGACAACAACTCCATCGACAACCACAA AAACCCAAACACCAACAATCTTATCGACCACTACCAGACAGAAGAGTAATCTAACAGGACCAG AACCTATGGTTCTTTCGTCTACCAAAGTTTCAACAGACTTCATTATCATTGTAATTG tggTTCCGGTCCTGCTTTTGATACTCATATTTGGAATTGCTATTGCAGTTGTTCGCTTCCTTGTAAAGAAAAA aaAAATGAGCGCTCCAATAACGCAACTTCGGTCAATCGTTAATCCAAACTACGTTTCCAAAGACAGCGTTGTCGACGGCTACATAGAGGCTCTCGAGAATGACGAAATTTCCCGACAATCCATCGTAGCAGCACACGAGTCAGTACTGCGCATGTCACGGAAATACTCCAGATCTCAGCCGGCTGACTCCATGTATCAGTCGTTAGAAGATGTTGGTGGCTCAGGTACCCTGGAACGAAAACAGTCGAGTAAAGAAGAGAGCCCATATGTGGAGGCTATGAATACATATGACGTTTTAAGGCAGAAAAGAGGAAAGAAAGTTGATCCTAATGACTTTAAAACCTACAGCGAAGTCTCCATCATCAGCGAAGGAAACGAAGACTATGATCATACAAATACTACTAGTAAAGTATTTGAAAATGACGAAAACCAGGAAATATATACGAACACACCTTCGCTTTTGGAAAATGTCTCCGTCGGCCAAAGAGCTATAGATGCTAATGTGGACAAAACGAAAACgaacaatatgaaaaatgaaatgccAAGTTATGCAACTCTCAATAAAAAGAGACATAGTTCATTTGTCAGCCCAAAATCCGTGCTACCGGAATTGACCAGTGCAAATAACATTCGTTATTCAACCGGAGAGAGAATTTTTAAGAATTCTAATAAATCAAATGGGGAAAACGAAAATGACCAACCTATATACAGTCAACCTGATAAGACTAGAGGAATGTTGGACGATGTTCTCTCAGTTCTAGACGAACCGGAAAACCCCAACAGCGATGATGGAAACACTGGGGGTTCCAATGAGCAACCGGTGTATGCAACTGTGCACAAAACTCGTCAAGGTTCTactaaaaaccccaaaaaaccaaaTGTACCAGACCCGAAAGACGTAAAAACGAGAATGTCAACTAGCGAAAAATTAGGAGGCGACGTCGAGTCGGAAAGTCAGCAACAACAAGATAAGGCCATTGCATCTGTTGCTCCGGAGGAAGAAGAGGCCATCTACGAGGAAGCTGATGTTCAGTACGACCAACTGCGGCGACAGCGCACGCGCCGCAATAGGAATCTTGGTGTGAAAGTGTCAATTTACAGTGAGATACTCCCAGACACATCAAATGACGAAGGCATATATAGCAACACAGAGAGTGGAGGAAGAATGATCAAAAGTGAGCAGGTCATGGAGACTAAACCACCCCCGTCAGTCGATGAGCCGGTGATAAAGACTGATGCTGATTCAGAAAGTCCTGCGGAACAAGACACTAACGATGCAGTGATTGAAAGTTCAAGATTGTAA